In one window of Bradyrhizobium sp. AZCC 1721 DNA:
- a CDS encoding CYTH and CHAD domain-containing protein, with the protein MGVETEIKFHMPKRNLGSNPRLTVPGCKIGKRSENDLLSTYFDTRKHKLKRRGLLLRVRQADGKHIQTIKQTSGAQFGRGEWETEIAGRTPDLAEVNGTPLQRFASKKLRRKLKPIFETSVHRITMPVHTKRSELELAIDRGRLVAAGHTSRIEEVELELKSGPPSDLFRVAKALERKLAAELCLRAKADEGYDLVDGKRAQAVFAEPIELGKRMTVIEGFKVIARSALRHFSGNVDAVRKLDPEGVHQMRVGLRRLRAAISLFSNALPQTKTEEIKTELRWLTNELARARELDVFLEEKIGPVAREITPQRGGKAIAKHFAEKRAEALAQARRAVDLPRCRALLVDVLEWIEAQPGQTDVANSKLGQFAAELLNRRLRRAHKDAGRLQKMTAPERHKFRIRMKKLRYAAEFFESLFRSKRDRKALARLSKHTKKIQDALGSLNDFIADRKMAAEAALKAPPQDRRARAYVSGIIVGREDEQARPLMQAAAKELRALRNLSALG; encoded by the coding sequence ATGGGCGTTGAGACCGAAATCAAGTTCCATATGCCTAAGCGCAATCTCGGATCCAATCCCAGATTGACGGTGCCCGGCTGCAAAATCGGCAAGCGCTCGGAGAACGATCTGCTGTCGACCTATTTCGACACGCGAAAACACAAGCTGAAGCGGCGCGGACTTCTGCTCCGAGTCAGGCAGGCGGACGGCAAGCACATACAAACAATCAAGCAGACGTCCGGAGCGCAGTTCGGCCGTGGCGAGTGGGAAACCGAAATAGCAGGCCGTACCCCCGATCTCGCCGAGGTGAACGGCACGCCGCTTCAGCGGTTTGCCTCGAAGAAGCTGCGCCGCAAGTTGAAGCCGATCTTCGAGACCTCGGTGCATCGCATCACCATGCCGGTCCACACCAAACGAAGCGAACTGGAACTTGCCATCGATCGCGGCAGGCTTGTCGCGGCCGGCCACACAAGCCGCATCGAGGAGGTTGAACTTGAACTGAAAAGCGGTCCACCAAGCGATCTGTTTCGCGTCGCGAAGGCGCTGGAGCGAAAGCTTGCGGCTGAGCTTTGTTTGAGGGCGAAGGCTGACGAGGGCTACGATCTCGTCGACGGCAAGCGCGCTCAAGCTGTTTTTGCCGAGCCAATCGAACTTGGGAAGCGAATGACCGTCATCGAGGGCTTTAAGGTCATCGCCCGCTCCGCGCTTCGCCATTTTTCCGGAAATGTCGACGCCGTCCGCAAGCTTGATCCGGAAGGCGTGCATCAGATGCGCGTGGGCTTGCGCCGCCTGCGTGCGGCCATCTCGCTGTTTTCGAACGCATTGCCGCAGACGAAAACCGAGGAGATCAAGACAGAGCTCAGGTGGCTGACAAACGAACTTGCTCGCGCGCGCGAACTCGATGTCTTCCTGGAGGAGAAGATTGGTCCCGTCGCCCGCGAAATCACGCCGCAACGGGGCGGCAAAGCCATCGCGAAGCACTTTGCCGAGAAACGCGCTGAGGCGCTCGCGCAGGCCAGAAGGGCTGTCGATTTGCCGCGATGCCGCGCGCTGCTCGTCGATGTGCTCGAGTGGATCGAGGCGCAGCCCGGCCAGACGGACGTCGCCAACAGCAAACTTGGCCAGTTCGCCGCAGAGCTGCTGAATCGGCGGCTGAGAAGGGCACACAAGGACGCGGGAAGATTGCAGAAGATGACGGCACCCGAGCGGCACAAATTCCGGATCAGGATGAAGAAGCTGAGATATGCGGCCGAGTTCTTCGAAAGCCTTTTCCGCAGCAAGCGCGATCGAAAGGCGCTCGCGCGTCTATCGAAACACACGAAGAAGATCCAGGATGCTCTGGGCTCGCTCAACGACTTCATTGCGGACCGAAAGATGGCGGCAGAAGCCGCGCTCAAGGCGCCACCACAAGACCGGCGCGCCCGCGCCTATGTTTCCGGCATCATCGTTGGCCGCGAGGATGAGCAGGCAAGGCCGCTCATGCAAGCGGCTGCAAAGGAACTGCGGGCGCTACGCAATCTGTCCGCACTTGGCTGA
- a CDS encoding 2-isopropylmalate synthase: MTSANKSEKDRVVIFDTTLRDGEQCPGATMTFEEKLEVAEMLDDMGVDVIEAGFPITSEGDFQAVSEIARRSKNAVIAGLSRAHPKDIDRCAEAVKFAKRGRVHTVIATSPLHMRVKLNMTPEQVIETSIANVTRARNHIDDVEWSAEDGTRSEMDFLCRIVEAVIKAGATTVNIPDTVGYTVPEEYTHFMKTLIERVPNSDKAIFSVHCHNDLGMAVANSLAGIAGGARQVECTVNGIGERAGNAALEEIVMAINVRNDKFPWWNKIDTTQLTRASKLVSAATSFPVQYNKAIVGRNAFAHESGIHQDGVLKDASTYEIMRPEMVGLKQSSLVLGKHSGRHAFIHKLEEMGYKLGPNQLEDAFARMKALADRKKDIYDEDIEALVDEEMAASHDRIKLTSLTVIAGTHGPQRATMKLDVEGQTRIEEAEGNGPVDAVFNCIKRLVPHEAKLELYQVHAVTEGTDAQAEVTVRLSHEGRSMSARAADPDTLVASAKAYLGALNKIVMKRQRDMPAAAVAG; this comes from the coding sequence ATGACATCAGCGAATAAGTCCGAGAAGGACCGCGTCGTTATTTTCGACACCACCTTGCGCGATGGCGAGCAGTGCCCGGGCGCGACCATGACGTTCGAGGAAAAGCTCGAGGTCGCCGAAATGCTCGACGACATGGGTGTCGACGTCATCGAGGCGGGTTTCCCGATCACGTCGGAAGGTGATTTTCAGGCGGTTAGCGAGATTGCCCGCCGCTCCAAGAACGCCGTGATCGCAGGCCTGTCGCGCGCGCATCCCAAGGACATCGACCGCTGCGCCGAAGCGGTGAAGTTCGCAAAGCGCGGCCGCGTCCACACCGTGATCGCGACCTCGCCGCTGCATATGCGCGTCAAGCTGAACATGACACCGGAGCAGGTGATCGAAACCTCGATCGCCAACGTCACCCGCGCCCGCAACCATATCGACGACGTCGAATGGTCGGCCGAGGACGGCACTCGCAGCGAGATGGATTTCCTCTGCCGCATCGTGGAGGCCGTCATCAAGGCCGGCGCCACCACGGTGAACATTCCCGATACCGTCGGCTACACCGTGCCGGAGGAATACACCCACTTCATGAAGACGCTGATCGAGCGGGTGCCGAACTCCGACAAGGCGATTTTCTCCGTCCACTGCCATAACGATCTCGGCATGGCGGTGGCGAACTCGCTGGCCGGCATCGCCGGCGGCGCGCGCCAGGTCGAATGCACCGTCAACGGCATCGGCGAACGGGCGGGCAACGCTGCGCTCGAAGAGATCGTGATGGCGATCAACGTGCGCAACGACAAGTTTCCGTGGTGGAATAAGATCGACACCACGCAGTTGACGCGCGCCTCGAAGCTGGTATCGGCGGCGACCTCGTTCCCGGTGCAGTACAACAAGGCGATCGTCGGCCGTAACGCGTTCGCGCACGAAAGCGGCATCCACCAGGACGGCGTGCTGAAGGACGCCTCTACCTACGAGATCATGCGGCCCGAGATGGTCGGCCTGAAGCAGTCGTCGCTGGTGCTGGGCAAGCATTCCGGGCGTCATGCGTTCATCCACAAGCTGGAAGAGATGGGCTACAAGCTCGGCCCGAACCAGCTCGAAGATGCCTTTGCGCGGATGAAGGCGCTGGCCGACCGCAAGAAGGACATCTACGACGAGGACATCGAGGCGCTGGTCGACGAGGAAATGGCGGCCTCGCACGATCGCATCAAGCTCACCTCGCTGACGGTGATCGCCGGCACCCACGGCCCGCAGCGCGCCACCATGAAGCTCGACGTCGAAGGCCAGACCAGGATCGAGGAAGCCGAAGGCAACGGCCCGGTCGATGCCGTCTTCAATTGCATCAAGCGGCTGGTGCCGCATGAAGCGAAACTGGAGCTGTATCAGGTTCACGCCGTGACCGAAGGCACCGACGCGCAGGCCGAAGTGACGGTGCGTCTCTCCCATGAGGGGCGCTCGATGAGCGCCCGTGCAGCGGATCCGGATACGCTGGTCGCCTCGGCAAAGGCCTATCTCGGCGCGCTCAACAAGATCGTCATGAAGCGCCAGCGCGACATGCCGGCAGCGGCGGTGGCAGGCTGA
- a CDS encoding thioredoxin family protein: MLTRRSVLGAVLAAGTLAASPAFADNAHAFDAKAFAAAQKAGKPILIAVHAPWCPTCKAQAPILSDLRNDPRFKDLVYFVIDFDSQKDLLNRFGVRAQSTLIAFKGDKEAARSVGDTKRDSIFAMVGKAV; this comes from the coding sequence ATGCTGACCCGCCGATCCGTTCTTGGAGCCGTGCTCGCCGCCGGAACACTCGCCGCTTCGCCGGCGTTCGCCGATAACGCGCATGCCTTCGATGCCAAGGCGTTCGCCGCCGCCCAGAAGGCCGGCAAGCCAATTCTGATCGCGGTTCATGCGCCGTGGTGCCCGACTTGCAAAGCGCAGGCCCCGATCCTGAGTGATCTGAGGAACGATCCAAGGTTTAAGGATCTCGTCTATTTCGTGATCGATTTCGATAGCCAGAAGGACCTGCTCAATCGGTTCGGCGTCCGTGCGCAATCGACGCTGATTGCCTTCAAGGGCGACAAGGAAGCGGCCCGCTCGGTCGGCGATACCAAGCGGGACTCGATCTTCGCCATGGTCGGAAAAGCCGTCTGA
- a CDS encoding cytochrome c biogenesis CcdA family protein, translating to MTIGSAVLAFLAGILSILSPCVLPILPIVLASAASSHRQGPLALAAGLCLSFAGIGLFLATAGHSIGLDADRLRYVAAMLIMLVGIVLVAPRLQAQIAVAAGPIGNWADSRLATSRASGVAGQFWIGVLLGAVWSPCVGPTLGAASLLAAQGKDLGQVALTMLAFGIGAALPLLGLGWLSRETMARWRGRLLAAGSGMKSALGLLLLVAGMLVISGADKALEAFLVDVSPEWLTNLTTRF from the coding sequence ATGACGATCGGCAGTGCGGTTCTGGCGTTTCTCGCAGGAATCCTTTCGATCCTTTCACCTTGCGTGCTCCCGATACTTCCAATCGTGCTGGCTTCCGCGGCATCGAGCCATCGTCAGGGACCTTTGGCGCTTGCTGCCGGGTTGTGCCTCTCGTTTGCCGGCATCGGATTATTTCTGGCGACGGCCGGTCACTCGATCGGATTGGATGCCGACCGGCTACGCTACGTCGCGGCGATGCTGATCATGCTTGTCGGCATCGTGCTTGTTGCTCCGCGGCTACAGGCGCAGATCGCGGTTGCAGCGGGCCCGATCGGAAATTGGGCCGACAGCAGGCTGGCAACGAGCCGCGCAAGCGGTGTAGCCGGACAGTTTTGGATCGGGGTCCTGCTGGGCGCCGTATGGAGCCCTTGCGTAGGGCCGACGCTTGGCGCAGCGTCGTTGCTGGCCGCCCAGGGCAAGGATCTTGGTCAGGTGGCACTGACAATGCTCGCGTTTGGCATCGGCGCGGCGTTGCCATTGCTGGGGTTGGGATGGCTTTCCCGGGAAACGATGGCGCGCTGGCGCGGCCGATTGCTGGCCGCGGGTAGCGGAATGAAATCTGCGCTCGGTCTTTTGCTGCTCGTCGCAGGCATGCTCGTCATCTCGGGAGCGGACAAGGCGCTCGAAGCATTCCTGGTCGATGTTTCGCCGGAATGGCTGACTAATTTGACCACGCGGTTCTAG
- a CDS encoding DUF302 domain-containing protein: MRLIVAFLTLLFVTPAFADDGIITKSSNYSVKDTISRFEAAVKSREGAGFIVFTEIDHAAAGKKFGIDMRPRTVLIFGNPKLGTPVMAKTPLLAIDNPPKALVWEDDQGKVWLSYNSADYLYKSNKTIYPRHGLETPPNYAAFAKVLNDITDEATK, translated from the coding sequence ATGAGACTCATTGTCGCTTTCTTGACACTCCTGTTTGTAACACCCGCTTTCGCGGATGACGGTATCATTACGAAGTCGAGCAACTATTCGGTGAAGGATACGATTTCGCGGTTTGAGGCGGCCGTCAAATCAAGGGAGGGCGCAGGTTTCATTGTGTTCACCGAGATCGACCACGCCGCTGCGGGAAAGAAGTTCGGCATCGATATGCGCCCGCGCACGGTACTCATCTTCGGCAATCCGAAACTCGGCACGCCGGTAATGGCGAAGACGCCATTGCTGGCGATCGACAATCCTCCGAAGGCGCTTGTTTGGGAGGATGACCAGGGCAAGGTATGGCTGTCTTATAATTCAGCCGACTATCTGTATAAAAGTAATAAGACAATCTATCCGCGGCATGGACTGGAGACCCCACCCAACTACGCGGCGTTTGCGAAGGTTTTGAACGACATCACGGACGAGGCGACGAAATAG
- a CDS encoding IS4 family transposase, translated as MAQGNWAANMAFWRFVNNPQVTIDKLIEGWSLQTSMAVSGRHVLSIQDTSEINFHTRPGHRRDLGKVGKGNARGVLLHAMMAVDADSGVCLGLTGGEVWTRKRKARIAHEKRALADKESARWVTTAKQGCEVLVAARMITVVNDREGDFFAHWSLTPADNVHLLSRAMHDHALVDGGTLYQAVARARFCDKAVIDLPKRMDRHGRQAHLSMRLGTVVLKRPQRPGVKDLPQGVKVSFVEVVELHPPKSAKPIHWLLLTTHPVVTAADAWRIVSWYKQRWIIEQLFRSLKSQGLRIEDSQLDSAEGLIKLVAIATRVACIVIQLVQARNGGEQLQVEFVFTPDEIEALKAINKTLKGRTELQKNHHRPNTVAWAAWIIAKLGGWTGYASHRPPGPITFHMGMARFQLLVYGPASV; from the coding sequence ATGGCGCAGGGCAACTGGGCCGCGAACATGGCGTTCTGGCGGTTTGTGAACAATCCGCAAGTCACGATCGACAAGCTGATTGAAGGCTGGAGCCTGCAGACGTCGATGGCGGTCAGCGGGCGTCATGTGCTGTCGATCCAGGACACCAGCGAGATCAACTTCCACACTCGTCCGGGACATCGGCGCGACTTGGGCAAGGTCGGCAAAGGCAATGCTCGCGGCGTGCTGCTGCATGCCATGATGGCGGTCGATGCCGATAGCGGGGTCTGTCTCGGGCTCACCGGCGGTGAGGTGTGGACGCGCAAGCGCAAGGCCAGGATCGCTCACGAGAAGCGCGCCTTGGCCGACAAGGAATCGGCGCGCTGGGTGACGACGGCTAAGCAAGGCTGCGAGGTTCTGGTCGCTGCTCGTATGATCACCGTCGTCAACGACCGCGAGGGGGATTTCTTTGCTCACTGGTCGCTGACACCCGCTGACAATGTCCACCTCCTGTCGCGCGCCATGCACGACCATGCGCTGGTCGATGGCGGCACGCTTTATCAGGCGGTCGCGCGGGCCCGCTTCTGCGACAAGGCGGTGATCGATCTACCAAAGCGAATGGATCGCCACGGTCGCCAGGCCCACCTCTCCATGCGCCTGGGAACCGTTGTGCTCAAACGACCGCAGCGCCCCGGCGTGAAAGACCTGCCACAGGGCGTCAAAGTCAGCTTCGTGGAGGTCGTCGAGTTGCACCCCCCGAAGAGCGCCAAGCCCATTCATTGGTTGCTCCTGACCACTCATCCGGTCGTCACCGCCGCCGATGCCTGGCGGATCGTCTCCTGGTACAAGCAGCGCTGGATCATCGAACAGCTCTTTCGCTCGCTGAAGAGCCAGGGTCTGCGCATCGAGGATAGTCAGCTCGACAGCGCTGAAGGCCTGATCAAACTCGTGGCGATCGCCACCAGAGTAGCATGTATCGTCATCCAGCTCGTTCAAGCCCGCAATGGCGGCGAACAATTGCAGGTCGAATTTGTGTTCACGCCGGACGAGATCGAAGCGCTCAAGGCCATCAACAAAACCCTGAAAGGCCGCACCGAGCTCCAGAAGAACCACCATCGCCCCAACACTGTCGCCTGGGCGGCATGGATCATCGCAAAGCTCGGCGGATGGACCGGTTACGCCTCTCATCGCCCACCTGGACCAATCACCTTCCACATGGGAATGGCTCGCTTCCAACTCCTCGTATATGGCCCGGCAAGCGTGTAG
- a CDS encoding TRAP transporter substrate-binding protein has product MRKLILAAASIAALTLVGPAAAQSPIVIKFSHVVATNTPKGLAAEKFKELAEKYTDGKVKVEVYPNSQLYKDKEELEALQLGAVQMLAPSNAKFGPIGVKEFEVFDLPYILPDLATVRKVTDGPLGTRLLKLLEPKGMIGLAYWDNGFKQMSANKKLISPADYRGLKFRIQSSKVLEAQFRGLGVVPQVMAFSEVYQALQTGVVDGQENTWSNIYTQKMHEVQKYITNTNHGYIGYIVVVNKKFWDGLPADVRAQCEKAMKEATAYGNGQSQKENDDALAEIVKTGKSEIIKLTPEQDSAMRKAMESVYKDVAGRVGQGLIDEFMKEAKGATN; this is encoded by the coding sequence ATGCGCAAACTGATTTTGGCTGCGGCATCGATCGCGGCATTGACTCTGGTCGGACCGGCCGCGGCGCAGTCGCCGATCGTGATCAAATTCAGCCACGTGGTGGCGACCAACACGCCGAAGGGGCTCGCGGCGGAGAAATTCAAGGAACTGGCCGAGAAATACACCGACGGCAAGGTCAAGGTCGAAGTCTATCCGAACTCGCAGCTCTACAAGGACAAGGAAGAGCTGGAGGCGCTGCAGCTCGGCGCGGTGCAGATGCTGGCGCCCTCGAACGCCAAATTCGGCCCCATCGGCGTCAAGGAATTCGAGGTGTTCGATCTTCCCTACATCCTGCCCGACCTCGCCACGGTGCGTAAGGTCACCGACGGCCCGCTGGGCACCAGGCTACTCAAGCTGCTCGAGCCGAAGGGCATGATCGGTCTCGCCTACTGGGACAACGGCTTCAAGCAGATGAGCGCCAACAAGAAGCTCATTTCGCCGGCCGACTATCGCGGCCTGAAATTCCGCATCCAGTCCTCGAAGGTCCTGGAAGCTCAGTTCCGTGGCCTCGGCGTGGTCCCGCAGGTGATGGCGTTCTCGGAAGTCTATCAGGCGCTGCAGACGGGCGTAGTCGACGGACAGGAGAACACCTGGTCGAACATCTATACCCAGAAGATGCACGAGGTGCAGAAATACATCACCAACACCAATCACGGCTATATCGGCTACATCGTGGTTGTGAACAAGAAGTTCTGGGATGGCCTGCCTGCCGACGTCCGTGCCCAGTGCGAGAAGGCGATGAAGGAAGCCACTGCCTACGGCAACGGCCAGTCGCAAAAGGAAAACGACGACGCGCTCGCCGAGATCGTCAAGACCGGCAAGAGCGAGATCATCAAGCTGACGCCGGAACAGGATTCGGCCATGCGCAAGGCGATGGAGTCAGTCTACAAAGACGTCGCCGGTCGTGTCGGCCAGGGGCTGATCGACGAGTTCATGAAGGAAGCCAAGGGCGCAACCAACTGA
- a CDS encoding TRAP transporter small permease → MLLRILDRLEEILIATLMALATLIIFLAVCHRYLLGVPFLFPILFPINLSWAQELCIYMFVWVAKFGAAYGVRTGIHVGVDVVVNQIKSPWRNAIVLFGLLCGAFFTAVIGTMGAHFVYGLYYTDQVSPDLEIPSWFVYLCIPLGSYLMCFRFLQVAYRYFFTGELPHHDHAHVEGVDVDAPGAGVAEVTR, encoded by the coding sequence ATACTGCTTCGCATCCTCGACCGGCTTGAGGAGATATTGATCGCGACGCTGATGGCGCTCGCGACCTTGATCATCTTCCTCGCCGTCTGCCACCGCTATCTGCTCGGCGTCCCCTTCCTGTTTCCGATCCTGTTCCCGATCAACCTGTCCTGGGCGCAGGAACTGTGCATCTACATGTTCGTGTGGGTCGCCAAGTTCGGCGCCGCCTATGGCGTCCGCACCGGCATCCATGTCGGCGTCGACGTCGTGGTCAACCAGATCAAATCGCCCTGGAGGAACGCGATCGTGCTGTTCGGACTGCTTTGCGGGGCCTTCTTCACCGCCGTCATCGGCACCATGGGCGCGCATTTCGTCTACGGGCTTTACTACACCGATCAGGTGTCGCCCGACCTCGAGATCCCGAGCTGGTTCGTCTATCTCTGCATTCCGCTCGGCTCCTATCTGATGTGCTTCCGCTTCCTGCAGGTCGCGTATCGCTACTTCTTCACGGGCGAACTTCCGCACCATGACCATGCTCATGTCGAGGGCGTCGACGTCGATGCGCCCGGTGCCGGCGTCGCGGAGGTGACGCGATGA
- a CDS encoding TRAP transporter large permease — protein MTSFIIFGLLILLMLTGMPISIALGLTVLTFIYTMTNVPTESVALKLFTGIDNFEIMAIPFFILAGNFLTHGGVARRMINFATTMVGHWYGGLGLAGVMACALFAAVSGSSPATVIAIGAIMLPAMVKQGFPKRFGAGVITTSGALGILIPPSIVMVIYCVATGGSIALDPAGQRVSSASVGQMFMAGVVPGVMLATLLGLTTFYRAWRNDYPRLQRASWGERFAAFRKCMWGLLLIVIVLGGIYAGIFTPTEAAAISAVYAFVIAVFVYRDMSLKDVPKVLLGSANMSAMILYIITNAVLFSFLMANENIPQHIANWITSVGVNWIIFLLIVNVLLLLAGNFMEPSSIVLIMAPILFPVAVKLGIHPVHLGILMVVNMEVGMCHPPVGLNLYVASGIAKMGITELTIAVWPWLLTMLIFLGVVTYVPELSLWLPRALGML, from the coding sequence ATGACCTCCTTCATCATCTTCGGACTGCTGATCCTGCTGATGCTGACCGGCATGCCGATCTCGATCGCGCTCGGTCTCACGGTGCTCACGTTCATTTATACGATGACGAATGTGCCGACCGAGTCGGTGGCGCTAAAACTGTTCACCGGCATCGACAATTTCGAGATCATGGCGATCCCGTTCTTCATTCTCGCCGGCAACTTCCTGACCCATGGCGGCGTCGCCAGACGCATGATCAATTTCGCGACCACCATGGTCGGGCACTGGTATGGCGGCCTCGGGCTTGCCGGCGTGATGGCTTGCGCGCTGTTCGCCGCCGTGTCCGGATCCTCTCCCGCGACTGTGATCGCGATCGGCGCGATCATGTTGCCGGCGATGGTCAAGCAGGGCTTTCCGAAGCGATTTGGCGCCGGCGTCATCACCACCTCAGGCGCGCTCGGCATCCTGATCCCGCCGTCGATCGTGATGGTGATCTATTGCGTGGCCACCGGCGGCAGCATCGCGCTCGATCCCGCCGGCCAGCGGGTATCGTCGGCATCCGTGGGCCAGATGTTCATGGCTGGAGTCGTCCCCGGCGTGATGCTGGCGACGCTGCTTGGATTGACCACCTTCTACCGCGCCTGGAGGAACGATTATCCGCGGCTGCAGCGCGCGAGCTGGGGCGAACGCTTCGCGGCGTTCCGCAAATGCATGTGGGGATTGCTGCTGATCGTGATCGTCCTCGGCGGCATCTATGCCGGCATTTTCACGCCGACGGAGGCGGCCGCGATCAGCGCGGTCTACGCCTTCGTCATTGCGGTGTTCGTTTATCGCGATATGTCGCTCAAGGACGTGCCGAAGGTGCTGCTCGGCTCGGCCAATATGAGCGCGATGATCCTCTACATCATCACCAATGCGGTGCTGTTCTCGTTCCTGATGGCGAATGAAAACATTCCGCAGCACATCGCAAACTGGATCACCTCGGTCGGCGTCAACTGGATTATCTTCCTGTTGATCGTCAACGTGCTGCTGCTGCTCGCCGGCAACTTCATGGAGCCGTCCTCGATCGTGCTGATCATGGCGCCGATCCTGTTTCCGGTGGCGGTCAAGCTCGGTATCCATCCGGTGCATTTGGGCATCCTGATGGTCGTCAATATGGAGGTCGGCATGTGCCATCCGCCGGTCGGGCTCAACCTCTACGTCGCCTCCGGCATCGCCAAGATGGGCATCACCGAGCTGACGATCGCGGTGTGGCCATGGCTTTTGACCATGCTGATCTTCCTCGGCGTCGTCACTTACGTGCCGGAGCTCTCGTTGTGGCTGCCGCGTGCGTTGGGGATGCTCTAG
- a CDS encoding Spy/CpxP family protein refolding chaperone, translating into MRKFTIAAVAVLAIAGSTAVYAQHRHWGYGHMRMSPEDRAAYADARIAAVHAGLKLTADQEKLWPPVEAAVRELAKLRIDRANARMRDDSSQQGPDDPVTRLRERAETMSATATAMKKIADAADPLYKTLDDSQKRRLAVLTRMDRGREGWRHREHWRMDRDFDRHRDYDRNRYERDGGPDRGGPERL; encoded by the coding sequence ATGAGGAAATTCACCATCGCCGCCGTCGCGGTTCTTGCCATCGCCGGCTCGACCGCCGTCTATGCCCAGCACCGCCATTGGGGCTACGGCCATATGCGGATGAGCCCGGAGGATCGGGCGGCGTATGCCGACGCGCGGATCGCGGCCGTCCATGCCGGTCTCAAATTGACGGCCGACCAGGAAAAGCTGTGGCCGCCAGTCGAGGCCGCGGTTCGGGAACTCGCCAAGCTCAGGATCGATCGCGCCAATGCGCGGATGCGAGACGATTCCAGCCAGCAGGGGCCGGATGATCCGGTGACGCGGCTGCGCGAGCGCGCCGAGACCATGTCGGCAACGGCTACCGCCATGAAGAAGATCGCGGACGCGGCCGACCCGCTCTACAAGACGCTGGATGACAGCCAGAAACGCCGGCTTGCCGTCCTGACCCGTATGGACCGGGGCAGGGAAGGCTGGCGGCACCGCGAGCACTGGCGCATGGACCGCGACTTCGATCGCCATCGCGACTATGACCGGAACAGGTATGAGCGGGACGGCGGCCCGGACCGGGGCGGCCCCGAACGGCTCTGA
- a CDS encoding LysR family transcriptional regulator, translating to MDSKRLDLNLLVTLETLLVEQNVTKAAVRLHLSQPAVSAQLNRLRHEFDDLLLIPAQRGMTPTAKAIELLDPLRQALDQVRATLATHRNFDPVKAKLTVTIACTDYLQAAVVKPLVVELRTRAPGVRVALRNLDMPQLEAQMARGDVDLVLMTPQVAPPGLRTRHLFDERYVLIGRRKHPRLRDGITVEEFAKLEHVVVSLGDGSFVTPVDSALAALGHRRNAVLSAASFLFVPEIVSGSDFVALVPERLVRDRADKLKVMDCPFPVEGFAVGMVWHERSHGHSGQHWVRETIASLINA from the coding sequence ATGGATAGCAAGCGCCTTGACCTGAATCTGTTGGTCACTCTGGAGACGTTGCTGGTAGAGCAGAACGTGACGAAGGCGGCCGTCCGCCTGCATCTGAGTCAACCAGCGGTCAGCGCTCAGCTAAACCGTCTCAGGCATGAGTTCGATGACCTGCTGTTAATCCCTGCACAGCGAGGGATGACCCCGACCGCCAAGGCAATCGAACTGCTCGACCCATTGCGCCAAGCCCTCGACCAGGTGCGCGCAACCCTTGCCACGCACAGAAACTTCGACCCTGTCAAAGCCAAGCTAACCGTCACCATCGCCTGCACAGACTATCTGCAGGCAGCGGTGGTGAAACCGCTCGTCGTGGAACTCAGGACGCGGGCGCCCGGAGTTCGCGTAGCCCTGCGCAATCTGGACATGCCGCAGTTGGAGGCGCAGATGGCACGCGGTGATGTCGACCTGGTGCTCATGACGCCACAAGTGGCGCCGCCTGGTCTTCGTACGAGGCACTTGTTCGACGAGCGCTACGTGCTGATCGGCCGCCGGAAGCATCCACGACTACGAGATGGAATCACGGTCGAAGAATTTGCCAAACTGGAGCATGTGGTCGTTTCGCTTGGCGACGGCAGTTTCGTGACACCAGTCGATAGCGCGTTGGCTGCTCTCGGACACAGGCGCAATGCAGTGCTGTCCGCGGCTTCATTCTTGTTCGTTCCTGAAATCGTGTCCGGCTCGGATTTCGTGGCCCTGGTTCCGGAACGGCTAGTACGTGACCGTGCCGACAAGCTCAAGGTGATGGACTGTCCGTTCCCCGTGGAAGGGTTCGCGGTCGGGATGGTATGGCACGAGCGCAGTCACGGGCACAGCGGCCAGCACTGGGTCCGGGAGACTATCGCCTCACTGATCAATGCTTAG